In Centroberyx gerrardi isolate f3 chromosome 11, fCenGer3.hap1.cur.20231027, whole genome shotgun sequence, the following are encoded in one genomic region:
- the LOC139917134 gene encoding CAAX prenyl protease 2-like: protein MLEPEYALIRQAEHAHIQCWVCVLSCLLLACLYVGSLYVWRSSLPRDHPSVIKRRCVSVLLVSALSPAVVKAWTHWADLQPSPLQVSASVWELMGVRLQGLVPAATLPLLLTMVFYLGPLVHSAMDNPKGFMGELQSAVDVESWRLCVGDAVWLRNQVVAPVTEELVFRGAMLPMLLPCTGPTAAIFIAPLFFGVAHFHHIIEQRRLQKDSMSIILLVAGMQFLYTTVFGAYTAFIFMRTGHVVGPVLCHSFCNSQGLPDISSALKHPQRPALLFSYLMGALLFLVLFFPLTDPFFYGAVPVCSLDPSPLSVCH, encoded by the exons CCTTATAAGGCAGGCAGAACACGCCCATATACagtgctgggtgtgtgtgctgagcTGCCTGCTGCTCGCCTGTCTGTACGTTGGCAGTTTGTACGTCTGGAGAAGCAGCTTACCCAG ggatcACCCCAGCGTGATAAAGCGTCGCTGTGTCAGTGTGCTGCTGGTCTCTGCTCTGTCACCGGCTGTGGTGAAGGCATGGACACACTGGGCTGAT CTACAACCTTCTCCCCTCCAGGTCAGTGCGTCCGTGTGGGAGCTGATGGGAGTTCGTCTGCAAGGTTTGGTTCCTGCAGCCACACTGCCACTACTGCTAACCATG GTGTTTTATCTCGGTCCTCTGGTTCACTCTGCCATGGACAACCCCAAAGGCTTCATGGGGGAACTACAGTCTGCAGTGG ATGTGGAGTCGTGGAGGCTGTGTGTGGGAGATGCAGTGTGGCTGAGGAACCAGGTGGTGGCGCCGGTCACAGAGGAGCTGGTGTTCAGAGGGGCCATGCTGCCCATGCTGCTGCCCTGCACCGGACCCACCGCTGCCATCTTCATCGCGCCGCTGTTCTTCGGCGTCG CTCATTTCCACCACATCATAGAGCAACGCCGCCTCCAAAAGGACAGTATGAGCATCATCCTCCTGGTGGCAG GGATGCAGTTCCTGTACACAACTGTGTTTGGTGCCTACACTGCTTTCATATTCATGAGAACTG gcCATGTTGTGGGTCCAGTCTTGTGCCATTCATTCTGTAACAGTCAGGGCCTGCCTGACATCAGCTCTGCCCTCAAACACCCTCAGCGACCGGCACTGCTCTTCTCCTACCTGATGGGGGCACTGCTGTTTCTGGTGCTGTTCTTCCCGCTGACAGACCCCTTCTTCTATGGTGCCGTTCCTGTCTGCAGCCTGGATCCCTCTCCCCTGTCTGTGTGCCACtaa